The sequence below is a genomic window from Microbulbifer hydrolyticus.
GGGCGAGGATCTTCTTCTGGAACAGGCCGTAAACCGCCCACGTGGCCGCGGCGATCACCACCAGGCCGACGCCGATCAGGTACTGGCGATCTTCCCCTTCGAGCAGCTCCTGGATTCGCAGGTTGAAAAACAGCGGGAGGCCCATGCACACCAGCGCCACACCCATCCACTGGCGGGCGGAAAACCGTTCGCCCAGCCAGATGACACTGAATATCAGCAGAAGCAGCGGCGCCAGCTGGATCAGGACCTGCAATGCGCCGGGAGTGATGTAGTTGAGGCCGGTGGCGTAGGCGATGTAGTTACCGAGCAGGCCGCCTACTGCCAGCAGTGTATAAGGCAGTAGTTTGCCGCGAAATAGCGCACCGAGCTGGAGGTCTCTGCGCCAGCCGTACCAGGCGCCGGCGAACAGGGCTGCGCCAAAAAAGCGGAACCAGGTGACGGTGGTGGAGTCCATGTCGGTAATCAGGCCCTTCATGGCAATGGGCAGCAGTGCCCACAGGAAGGCGGTGATCAGAGCCAGCGGCAGGCCGACTCTCCAGTTGGATTGGTGCATGGCAACCTTTGATGTTGGTGCAGTGGGCGCAGCGCGTGGCGGGCTCCGCGGTAAGCGGGTTGCGCGCCCCGGTGCTCTTGTGGAGCACCGGGTGGTCCGGGTTCGGCAGGAGGGTAGGCGGTCAGACGTTGAAGCGGAAGTGGATTACATCGCCATCCATCACAACGTAGTCCTTGCCTTCAAGGCGCCACTTGCCGGCTTCTTTGGCTCCCGCCTCGCCGTTATTGGCAATAAAGTCGTTGTAGCCGACCACCTCTGCGCGGATAAAGCCTTTCTCAAAATCCGTGTGGATTTTACCGGCCGCCTGCGGCGCGGTGGCCCCCAGGGGAATGGTCCAGGCGCGTACTTCTTTGACGCCGGCGGTGAAGTAGGTGTGCAGGCCCAGCAGCTGGTAACCCGCGCGGATTACGCGGTTCAGGCCCGGCTCTTCCATGCCCAGCTCTTCCAGGAATTCAGATTTTTCGTCGTCATCGAGTTCGGCGATTTCGGATTCCAGCTTGTTGCAGATCGGAACCAGAACGGCGTTCTCCTCTGCGGCGATGGCGGCGACGGCATCCAGGTGCGGGTTGTTCTCAAAACCGTCTTCGTCCACGTTGGCGATATACATGGTGGGCTTGATGGTCAGGAGGCTCAGCTCGCGCAGGCCTGCCAGCTCGTCTTCGCTCAGGGAGAAGGAGCGCAGCGGCTTGGCTTCGTCCAGGTGCGGCTGGACCTTCTCCAGCAGTGCCTTCATCTTGATGGCGTGTTTGTCCTGGCCCTTGGCGGCACGGGTATACCGCTGCAGTGCTTTCTCTACGGTATCCAGGTCGGCCAGCGCCAGTTCGGTGTTGATCACTTCGATATCCGCCACCGGATTGATCTGGTTGGCTACGTGAATCACGTTGTCGTTTTCGAAGCAGCGCACCACATGGGCGATGGCGTCGGTCTCGCGGATATTCGCGAGGAACTTGTTGCCCAGGCCTTCACCCTTGGAGGCACCGGCCACCAGGCCGGCGATGTCGGTGAACTCCATGGTGGTTGGAATTACTTTCTGCGGCTTGACGATCTCGGTGAGCCTGTCGAGGCGCGGGTCCGGCACCGGTACCACGCCGGCGTTCGGCTCGATGGTGCAGAAGGGGAAATTCTCCGCGTCGATGCCCGCTTTGGTCAGGGCATTGAACAGGGTGGATTTGCCCACGTTGGGCAGGCCGACGATGCCGCAAGTAAAACCCATGGTGTGAATCCTGTAGTGCGTTGGGGCAAGGCGCCGGGGTAAGGCGGCCGTTGCCTACTTAGATTTGGTGTGCAGCGTTTTCATGGCGCCGTTCCAGTCGCCGCTGGCGGCAGCGGGGAGCGCATCCACAGCGCGGTCAATGGCCTCTGCCAGTTGATCCTGCTCGACCCGCGGAGCGCGCTGCAGAACATAATTGACGACATCGCGGGCGTTGCCCGGATGGCCTACGCCGAGGCGCAGACGCATGAAATCGCGATTGTTTCCCAGTGCCGCGATGATATCGCGCAGGCCGTTATGGCCCCCGTGGCCGCCGCCGCCTTTCAGGCGTGCAGTACCGCAGGGCAGGTCCAGCTCATCGTGAGCGACCAGAATGGCCTCGACGGGAATCTTGAAGAAGTTCGCCAGCGGGCCCACTGCCTGGCCGCTGCGATTCATATAGGTGGTGGGAATCAGCAGGCGGATATCCTGCCCGCCGATCCGCACGCGGCCGCTGAGGCCGTGATATTTGCTGTCTGGCGCGAGCTGGGCGCCGTGGATGCGGGCCAGCTCGGAGACAAAGTCAGCCCCGGCATTATGTCGCGTCCGGTCGTATTCGGGGCCTGGGTTACCCAGGCCCACGATCAACTGGATGGGCGTGTCCGGAGCCTTGCTCAAGGTGCATTTACCTTTATCAGGAGACCTGAACGAGTGCCGGCTTATTCTTCGCCGGACTCTTCGCCTTCGCCTTCTTCGGCCTCGGCTTCAACGGCACCGCGCGGCTTGTGCACGGAGGCAACAACCAGGTTGTGGTCTTCGCCGTGCGCCAGATCTACAGACTCAACGCCTTCCGGCAATTTGATGTCGGAGATGTGAACGGTCGCGTCCAGTTCCAGGTCCGCCAGGTCTACTTCGATGTACTCGGGCAGCTTGGAGGCCGGTGCGTGGATGTCCAGCTCGGTCAGGGTGTGAGACACGATACCGCCGGCTTTAACGCCTTTGCAGGACTCTTCGTTCAGGAAGTGCAGGGGTACTTTAACGTGTACTTTGGTGTTGGCAGATACGCGCTGGAAGTCAGCGTGCAGCAGGATCGCCTTGGCCGGGTGGCGCTGCAGGTCGCGCAGAATCACGGTTTCTTCCTTGCCGTCGACGTTCAGGGTCAGGACGGAGGAGTACACGGCTTCGCTTTCCAGGGCCTTGAACATATCTTTCTGCAGCAGGGCGATGGATTGCGGCTCAACTTCGCCACCGTAGATGATGGCCGGAACTTTCGCTTCCAGGCGACGCAGGCGGCGGCTCGCACCTTTCCCTTCGTCGCTACGGACGCTGGCATTCAGTTTGAAATCAGACATGGGGTAAACCTCAGGTTGTCTGTCCAGAAGGACCTGCGACCGGAACCTTCTGGCATTGCTATAAAAGGGGCAGAATCTATTGAAACGCCCAATAGTAAACGCCCGGCGGTGCCGGGCGGGCGCGTATTCTAAGGGGTTGCGGTGGGGATTGCCAGCAGATATTACGAGCGGAACATCGCAGAGAGTGACTCTTCGTTGCTGATGCGACGCATGGATTCGGCCAGCATGGCGGAAAGGGTCAGCTGGCGGATTTTGGGGGCCTGCTGCATCTTGTCGCCCAGCGGAATGGAGTCAGTGACTACCAGTTCATCCATCACGGAGTTATTCAGGTTGTCGATCGCCTTGCCCGAGAGTACCGGGTGGGTACAGTAGGCCACCACTTTCTTGGCGCCATGTTCTTTCAGTGCGCTGGCTGCGTTGCACAGGGTGCCCGCGGTATCCACCATGTCATCCACCAGCAGGCAGGTGCGGCCGTTTACTTCACCGATGATGTTCATAACTTCGGCCACATTGGCTGCCGGGCGACGCTTGTCGATGATGGCCAGGTCGCAGCCGAGGCTCTTGGCGACGGCGCGGGCACGGACCACGCCGCCAATATCCGGGGAAACCACTACCAGGTCTTCGTATTTCTGGCGCTCGATATCGTCGAGCAGTACGGAGGAGCCGTACACGTTGTCCACCGGTACATCGAAGAAGCCCTGGATCTGCTCTGCGTGCAGGTCTACGGTCAGTACCCGGTCGATCCCCACGCTCACCATCATGTCCGCCACAACTTTGGCGGAAATCGGTACCCGCTGGGAGCGTACGCGGCGATCCTGGCGGGCGTAGCCGAAGTAGGGGACTACGGCGGTGATACGGCCCGCGGAGGCACGGCGCAGGGCGTCCACCAGCAGAATCAGTTCCATGATGTTGCGGTTGGTGGGCTGGCAGGTGGATTGCACCACGAACACGTCGCGACCGCGCACATTGTCGGTGATCTCAACTGCAATTTCCCCATCGGAGAAGCGTTTGACCACCGCTTCGCCCAGCGGTATCGCCATATGGTCAACAATCTTTTGTGCCAGTTCCGGGTTTGCGTTGCCGGTGAAGACCATTAAGTCAGCCACTGCGAGTACCTTTTTCGTTGGGAGTAGAAGATAGTAGTGAAAATCAGGTGGTTTTTGGAGCGAGAACAGCTTGCAGGGTAGTGTGATGCCGTTTCATTGGGCGACCATTCATTGGTGCAAGAATCGAGTGATGGCGAGGCTGCCAAATTGTTCCGGCAGGGCCGGAGGCTCCACATGCGACCCGCTTGAAGAGCGGCCACAATAAATAAGGAATTGGCTGGGGTGGAAGGATTAGCTTCGCCTGCGGCTCGCTGGTCTCCGCTGGCTGTGCCAGCTTCGGCTCGAACCTGTCAGAGTGCGTCGCTTTCGCCAAGCTCACTGTCAGCCTGAAAATATGGCTGGGGTGGAAGGATTCGAACCTTCGCATGACGGGATCAAAACCCGCTGCCTTACCGCTTGGCTACACCCCAGCAATGTTGCAGCTAGTCAATTTAGACCGTTGCTGCAAATTTCGCGAGTTGCCTGTGAGTGGGTGATTTATCTACCCCCTGGGCAATAAAAGCACTCCACCCTTCAGGTCGCTCGGCGAACACCTGCTGTGCTGCCGATTCAGACTCAAAGCCGGCAAAAACACATGCGCCGGTTCCGGTCAGTTGCGCCTGCCCGTGTCGCGAAAGCCATTCTCTGGCTTCGCCAACCTCGGGGTAGAGGCTCTCAACCAGCGGCTGGAAATCGTTACCGGCGTATTCGTTTAGCCAGTGTGTGTTCAGCCGCCTGTCGCGAAGGGCCGCTAATGTAATTGCGGCGGAATCTCTTGTCAAACGCGGATCGGAAAAAAGCGCGGCGGTGCTTACGTGGCAGGCGGGCGTGAGCACGAGGTACCAGCGCGGTTCAATGGAAACGGCGGTCAGTTGTTCACCAATGCCCTCGGCAAACGCCGAGTGGCCGCGCACGAATACTGGCACATCTGCACCCAGCTGCCTCGCCAGTTCCGCCAGGTCGTCGAGGCTGAGTCTGCACTGCCAAAGGTGGTTCAGCCCCAGAAGGGCTGTCGCCGCATCACTGCTGCCGCCACCAATACCGCCTCCTGCGGGGAGTTTTTTATCCACCGCAATCGTTGCGCCGAGCTGGGGTTTTCCGCAGGCCTGCCGAAGAAGTTGTGCGGCGCGATAAACCAGGTTCTGCTCGGGCGGGAGATCAACGCCGGGGCAGTGCAGTTGAATACTGGCGTCTGAATTTTCCTGAAAACTCAGCGCATCCCCAAAATCCAACAGCTGAAATACCGTCTGCAACTCGTGATAGCCGTCATCGCGGCGGCCCAGAATACGAAGCATCAGGTTCAGTTTGGCGGGGGCTGTAAGGGTCAGGGGAGCGGGGTTCATCGGCGTAGGGAGATTAAAATGCTGGCGGCCAGTGTAACAGCCGCCAGCATTTTTGGGAGTGCGGGTTTATTGGGAAGCCCTTTTTACCTGGGGCTCCATTCCTTGATCACCACGGTGACGCTCACGGGACCTGCGGCGTTATTGGTGGCGGCCTTGATACGGGTGGGAAGCTGGTAAGGACCTACCGTCTGGTAGCCGCCGAAATTCAGCTGCCAGCCGGACTGTTGCAGGCTTTGCAGCTGCCCCTTGGCATTTTTCTGCTGTCCGCCCACGGCACCCGGTGCAGCCAGGCCGCGGACCCAGTAGAACATTTCTGAGACTGGCAGCGGCCAGCCCATCACCTGCTCTGTCAGTTGTGCGGGGTTCGAGGCAAATACGGCGGGATCACTGCCGCGCTGCAGGCTCACCCCGCCTGGAGATCCGCTGATTACGGTCGCGCCGGCGCCGAGAGGGCCGCTCAGGTGAATCCGGTAGTTACCACTGGCCTGTTGCCAGGTCAGGTTGGCACTGCCATTTTCTTTTGGTGAGCGCACGCCGAGCTTGCCGATGGCCTCCCACCGCTGCAGCGCGGCGGCGGACTGTGGCTGTGCAGTTGGCGCGGACGCCTGCTCGGGCTGTGGTTTCTGTGAGCTACAGGCCGCAACGGTCAGCAGTAGCAGCGCGGCAAGTATCTGTTGTGCGCGTATGGCCAGTGCGCTCGGCCCGGTTTTTGGCGCCTGGCCTGATATCAAATCGGAAGGTCGGGACAGAGAGAGAACTTCAGCTTTCCGTAACATGCTGTTCCAGTCGTTGTTGATCCTGCAGCCGCTGTATGGCCTCGGGGATAAGTTTACTTTCCGGGTTGGTCTCCAATCCCTGCTCCAGTACCTGCATGGCCTGCTGTCGTTCTCCCAGTGCCCACAGTGCTTCGCCGAGATGCGCGGCGATCTCATGGTCCTTGAGCAACTCATGCGCTTTTCGCAGGTATTTCACTGCTTCGCTGTGATTGCCCAGTCGGTGATGCGCCCAGCCCATGCTATCGATGATGGCGGGGTCGTCCGGGCTCAGTTCCAGTGCTTTGGAGATTAACACCAGTGCCTCGTTGAGGCGGTCGTCGTAGGAAAGCAGTTTGTAACCCAACGTGTTCAGCAGGTTCGCATTATCCGGGTCGCGGGACAACATCTTGCGTAAACCCAGTTCAAAATTTTCCACATCGCCCAGCTGTTCGCTGGTCATCGCATAGGCGTATATCAGGCGATTGCTGGCGTCATCCGCCTGCATCGCACCGGCTAACAGTGACTGGGCTTCTTTCAGATAGCCGTGCTTGGTAAGCAGCTCGGTCTGCAGCAAATAGAACTGCTCTTTTTGTTCCGGGTGCCGCTGGCGCAGTTCCTCAAACCATTGCTGTGTCTCAACCGTATTGCCGTTGGCGGCGAGCAGGCTGGTGCCTCGGGTAATCGCCTGCACATAGTCGCCGCCCGGGCGCACCATACGATATTGGGTCACCGCCTCTTCAACCTGGTCGGACTGTTCAGCGATACCGGCGAGATAGAAGTGCGCGGCGGATTCGTGTTCC
It includes:
- a CDS encoding DMT family transporter — translated: MHQSNWRVGLPLALITAFLWALLPIAMKGLITDMDSTTVTWFRFFGAALFAGAWYGWRRDLQLGALFRGKLLPYTLLAVGGLLGNYIAYATGLNYITPGALQVLIQLAPLLLLIFSVIWLGERFSARQWMGVALVCMGLPLFFNLRIQELLEGEDRQYLIGVGLVVIAAATWAVYGLFQKKILAQSRPQNLLMLIYVAGSLCFLPVSNPTSALQLDALGWGLLLFLTANTLIAYSAFAKAMAAWEASRVSATLALVPLMTLALSAIIGALWPAYIEVEPMNWISWVGAFTVVLGSLLAAIGRGR
- the ychF gene encoding redox-regulated ATPase YchF, yielding MGFTCGIVGLPNVGKSTLFNALTKAGIDAENFPFCTIEPNAGVVPVPDPRLDRLTEIVKPQKVIPTTMEFTDIAGLVAGASKGEGLGNKFLANIRETDAIAHVVRCFENDNVIHVANQINPVADIEVINTELALADLDTVEKALQRYTRAAKGQDKHAIKMKALLEKVQPHLDEAKPLRSFSLSEDELAGLRELSLLTIKPTMYIANVDEDGFENNPHLDAVAAIAAEENAVLVPICNKLESEIAELDDDEKSEFLEELGMEEPGLNRVIRAGYQLLGLHTYFTAGVKEVRAWTIPLGATAPQAAGKIHTDFEKGFIRAEVVGYNDFIANNGEAGAKEAGKWRLEGKDYVVMDGDVIHFRFNV
- the pth gene encoding aminoacyl-tRNA hydrolase, whose translation is MSKAPDTPIQLIVGLGNPGPEYDRTRHNAGADFVSELARIHGAQLAPDSKYHGLSGRVRIGGQDIRLLIPTTYMNRSGQAVGPLANFFKIPVEAILVAHDELDLPCGTARLKGGGGHGGHNGLRDIIAALGNNRDFMRLRLGVGHPGNARDVVNYVLQRAPRVEQDQLAEAIDRAVDALPAAASGDWNGAMKTLHTKSK
- a CDS encoding 50S ribosomal protein L25/general stress protein Ctc, whose protein sequence is MSDFKLNASVRSDEGKGASRRLRRLEAKVPAIIYGGEVEPQSIALLQKDMFKALESEAVYSSVLTLNVDGKEETVILRDLQRHPAKAILLHADFQRVSANTKVHVKVPLHFLNEESCKGVKAGGIVSHTLTELDIHAPASKLPEYIEVDLADLELDATVHISDIKLPEGVESVDLAHGEDHNLVVASVHKPRGAVEAEAEEGEGEESGEE
- a CDS encoding ribose-phosphate pyrophosphokinase codes for the protein MADLMVFTGNANPELAQKIVDHMAIPLGEAVVKRFSDGEIAVEITDNVRGRDVFVVQSTCQPTNRNIMELILLVDALRRASAGRITAVVPYFGYARQDRRVRSQRVPISAKVVADMMVSVGIDRVLTVDLHAEQIQGFFDVPVDNVYGSSVLLDDIERQKYEDLVVVSPDIGGVVRARAVAKSLGCDLAIIDKRRPAANVAEVMNIIGEVNGRTCLLVDDMVDTAGTLCNAASALKEHGAKKVVAYCTHPVLSGKAIDNLNNSVMDELVVTDSIPLGDKMQQAPKIRQLTLSAMLAESMRRISNEESLSAMFRS
- the ispE gene encoding 4-(cytidine 5'-diphospho)-2-C-methyl-D-erythritol kinase, with the translated sequence MNPAPLTLTAPAKLNLMLRILGRRDDGYHELQTVFQLLDFGDALSFQENSDASIQLHCPGVDLPPEQNLVYRAAQLLRQACGKPQLGATIAVDKKLPAGGGIGGGSSDAATALLGLNHLWQCRLSLDDLAELARQLGADVPVFVRGHSAFAEGIGEQLTAVSIEPRWYLVLTPACHVSTAALFSDPRLTRDSAAITLAALRDRRLNTHWLNEYAGNDFQPLVESLYPEVGEAREWLSRHGQAQLTGTGACVFAGFESESAAQQVFAERPEGWSAFIAQGVDKSPTHRQLAKFAATV
- the lolB gene encoding lipoprotein insertase outer membrane protein LolB, with the protein product MLRKAEVLSLSRPSDLISGQAPKTGPSALAIRAQQILAALLLLTVAACSSQKPQPEQASAPTAQPQSAAALQRWEAIGKLGVRSPKENGSANLTWQQASGNYRIHLSGPLGAGATVISGSPGGVSLQRGSDPAVFASNPAQLTEQVMGWPLPVSEMFYWVRGLAAPGAVGGQQKNAKGQLQSLQQSGWQLNFGGYQTVGPYQLPTRIKAATNNAAGPVSVTVVIKEWSPR